The genomic interval GCTCGCGCGGATATGCCCCGTACCCCATCCACCTGCCGGAGCCGGTGGGATCCATCGTGGCACTGGGCGCGGAGTTGAAGACGACGGTCGCGCTCAGCAAGAAGAGCGAGGTCTTCGTTGGCCAGCACATCGGCGACCTGAAGAACGACTCCACCTTCGAGGCACACACCGACTGCGCCAAGCACATGCAGCAATTGCTGTCCATCCGCCCCGACGTGGTCGCCTGTGATATGCACCCGGCCTTCCGCTCCAGCCGCGCGGCCGTCGAGCGCAAGGAACTGAGAGTGGTGCGCGTGCAGCACCACCATGCCCACATGGCCTCGTGCATGGCGGAGAACGGCCTGACGGGTAAGGTGATCGGGGCCATCTTCGATGGATCCGGCTACGGGCTGGATGGGACCATCTGGGGCGGCGAGTTCCTCTACGGGGACTATCGCGAGTTCACGCGCGTCGGGCACCTGCGCCCCCTCTACCTGCTGGGAGGAGACAAGGCCGTGCGGGAGCCGATCCGCGTGGCCATCTCGCTGCTGACCGAGACCTTCGGAGAAGAGGCTCACCGGCTGGAGCTACCGGCGCTCGCGGATCTGGAGGCGTTCAACCGGGAGGTCTTCTTCAAGATGGCGGCGAAGAAGATCAACGCCACGCCGACCACGAGCATGGGGCGGCTGTTCGATGGGGTCTCCTCGCTGCTGCGGATCTGCCATCAATGCGAGTATGAGGCCCAGGCCGCCATCGAGCTGGAGGCCCTGCTGGACCGTGACTTCCAGATGCTGCCGCCCCTCGCCTATTCGCTGGAGGCGCAGGAGGATCGGTTGGTGGTGGACTACCGGCCGCTGATCCGGGAGCTGGTGGAAGAGCTGCGAGGAGGAGCCACCCCAGACGTCAAGCGGTTGAGCCGCCGCTTCCACTCCACGGTGGTGGACATCATCGGGCAGATGTGTGGCCGCCTGGCGGAGCGCCATGGCACCCGCACGGTGGTGCTCAGTGGAGGCGTCTTCATGAACGAGTACGTGCTGGTGAATGCGCTCCGGCGCCTGAAAGAACTGGGGTTGGAGCCGCACTGCCATCGCCAGCTCCCAACCAACGATGGCGGGATTTCCCTGGGGCAGATCATGGTGGCGCATGCCCAGTCCGCGTCGGCGGAGCTGCCCAGCTCCCAGGAGACACCATGAAGAAACTGCTGGCTTTCATCTCCGGCTATTCCCGCCGATCGCTCATCCAGGCGCTCGTGGCCGGAATCGTCTGTGGCGCGTGCAATACGTCTCTGCTGGCGCTGATCAACCGCACGGTGAAGGAGGGCACCGGCGCGAACACCCTGTGGATGTACATTGGTGTGTGGCTGCTGCTTCCGCTGTCCCGGTTCAGCTCGGAGATGCTGCTGACCACGCTGGGGCAGGGCGCGCTCTATGAGCTGCGTGCCCGGTTGAGCCGGAAGATCCTCGGCGCGCCGATGCGGCAACTGGAGGAGGTGGGCGCGCCCAGGCTGCTGACAATGCTCACCGAGGACCTTCCGGTCATTACCGCGGCCCTGTTGCAGATTCCCATGCTCTGCGTCAACGGGGTGATCGTCGTGGGCGGCTTGCTCTACATGGGCTGGATGTCGCCAACGCTGTTCGTCATGGTGCTGGGGCTGATGGTGCTGGGCGTCCTCGGCTACCAATTGCCGGTGCTGAGGGCGATGCGCCACTTCCGCAAGTCCCGCGAGGCGAGCGACGCGCTGATGACCGGCTTCCGAGCGCTGACGCAGGGGACGAAGGAACTCAAGCTGAGCCGGCGGCGGCGTGAGGCCTTTTTCTCCCGATCGCTGGATGCCTCGGCCCGTGACTACAAGGAGAACCACATCCGCGCCATGTTCGTGCACGTCGGTGCGGCGAGCTGGGGACAGGCGATGCTCTTCGCCATCATCGGCATGGTGCTCTTCCTGCTGCCCAGGTGGACGGCAGTGGATGCGCAGATGCACATCGGCTACGCGCTCGTGTTGCTGTACCTGATGACGCCGATGCAGATGGTGATGAACACCATGCCGGCGCTGAACCGGGCCGGCGTAGCTCTCGAGAAGGTGGAGGCAATGGGCGTATCGCTGGCGGAGGAACTGCCGGCGCAAGGCACCGAATCGCCTGATGCCATCGGGCCTGGGTGGAGCCAGCTGCAGTTGGCGGGAGTGACCCATGTGTACCGGCGTGAGGGCGAGGATAACAACTTCACCATGGGGCCCATCGATCTGACGCTCGAGCGGGGGCAGATCATCTTCCTGGCGGGAGGCAACGGCAGTGGGAAGACGACCCTGGCGAAGCTGCTCGTGGGCCTCTATGCGCCCGAGCGTGGGGAAATCCTCATCGACGGCAAGCGCGTGCTGGCCACGGAGCGGGAGGCGTACCGCCACCTGTTCACGGCGATCTTCTCCGACTTCTTCCTCTTCGAAAGCCTGCTGGGGCTGGACTCACCGAACCTGGACGAGGAGGCGCGCAACTACCTGCAGCTGCTGCAACTGCAGCACAAGGTGCAGGTGGCGAACGGCGTCTTGTCCACCACGGACCTGTCCCAAGGGCAGCGCAAGCGCCTGGCGCTCCTGGCCGCCTATCTGGAAGACCGGCCCATCTTCCTCTTCGACGAGTGGGCGGCCGACCAGGACCCGGTGTTCAAGGACATCTTCTATCGTCAGCTCCTGCCGGAGTTGAAGGCAAAGGGAAAGATGGTGATCGTCATCAGCCACGATGATCAGTACTACGGAATCGCGGATCGCATCATCAAGCTGAACTCCGGACAGGTGGCGTACGACCGCCCGGGGGCCCAGGTTTCCTCTTCCCTGACGGACGTCCAGTCCTCCAACGTGGGGTAAATGTGTCTGGGTCCGCGCCATCGCAGTTGGAGAGGATTCGCGCACTGGGGGCCAGCCTGCGGCCGACGCCCATGGTGCCGCTCGAGTGCGAGGGCATCCGGCTCTTCGCCAAGCTGGAGTTCTGCAACCACTTCGGTAGCGTCAAGGACCGGTCCGCGTACTGGATCCTCAAGTCCGCTATCGAGGCCGGAGACATCGAGAACGGAAGCACCATCATCGAGTCGTCCTCTGGCAACTTTGCCAACGCGCTGGCGTGCTACTGCCGTCTGCTGGATCTGCGGTTCATTCCCGTCATCGACCCCAACATCACCCGAGGCAACGAGTCCCACCTCCGGGAGATGTGCCAGCGAGTGGAGAAGGTCGAGAAGCGCGACGACATGGGAGGTTTCCTCAAGACGCGTTTGCAGCGAGTCAAGGAGCTGATGGAGCAGGAGCCGGGGGCCTACTGGACGAACCAGTATGGTAACGAGTGGGCGGTCGAAGCACATTACCGGCTGACAGGCGAGGAGCTGTGCCAGAGCTTCTCCCAGTTGGACTACATCTTCATCGGCGTGAGCACGGCGGGCACCATCGCCGGCATCTCGCGGCGGCTCAAGGAGCGCTTCCCCTCCGTACAGGTGATCGCCGTGGACGTGGAGGGCTCGGTCATTTTCGGTGGCATGCCCCGGCGGCGTTACATCCCCGGTATTGGCTCGAGCATCAGTCCCGGGTTGCTGCGGCAGGCGCGCATCGACGACGTGGTCATGGTGTCAGAGCAGGAGACGGTACGTGGCTGCAACGAACTGCTCGTGCGCCATGGCGTATTTGCTGGGGGCTCCTCCGGCTCGGCCTATGCCGCGGTGAAGGCGTACCTGCCGAAGATGCACAGCCTGTCCGCGCCGCCCACCGTCGCCTTCCTCTGTGCGGACAGCGGGAAGTCCTACCTGGAAACCGTCTTCAATCCTGACTGGTGCAACAGCCGCTTCGGGATGTAGGCCACGAGCCCTCGCCCGGATTTCCTGGAATCATCGCCCATGGACTTTACCTTCTCAGTGGTCCCCGGAAAGACCATCCACAGTTTGGTGCATGCCAACATCCCCGAGTGCATCCGGCAGGTGGAGGCGGCCTATCTCGCCCATGACGACAAGCAGACGGTCAATCCGGACAGTTACTTCCTGAGGTTCCCCGAGCAGCCGCAGAACCGGATCATCGCGCTGCCCGCCTGTCTGCGTGCCGGAACGGATGTCGCGGGCATCAAGTGGATTGCCAGTTGGCCGGGGAACATCCAGCGAGGCATTCAGCGGGCCTCCGCGGTGCTGGTGCTGAACGACCTTGAAACGGGCTACCCGTTCGCCTGCCTGGAGAGCTCCATCATCTCGGCGGCCCGCACCGCGGGTTCCGCGGTGCTCGCCGCCTCGTGGCTCAATGGCCGGAGCAGTCGGGTGAAGTCACTGGCCATCATCGGCAATGGCTTCATCGCGCGCTACATCTACGAGTTCATGATGGAGCTGGGCTGGGAGATCGAGGAGCTGTGCCTGCACGACGTGGCGCCGACAGAGTCCGAGCGCTTCTCGAGCCAGGTGGTCCGCAAGGAGCGCCACTCCCGCATCACCGTGGAGGCGGATCTGGCGAGCGCGCTGCGGTCCAGCGAGCTGATCGTGCTGACCACGGTGGCACCCAAGCCCTACATCAATGACCTGGCGCTGCTGGCTCACCACCCGATCATCCTCAACATCTCCCTGCGGGACATCGCACCGGAGATCATCCTGCAGTCGCACAACATCGTGGATGACGTGGAGCACGTGATGAAGGCGGACACCTCGCCGCATCTGGCGGAGAAACTCTCCGGAGGGCGGGCGTTCGTCAACGGAACGTTGGCCGCGCTGATCCGCGGCAGGTGCTCTGTGGATCGAACGCGGCCCACCAT from Cystobacter ferrugineus carries:
- the hypF gene encoding carbamoyltransferase HypF, producing MRETRRYRINGIVQGVGFRPCVHRLARQFGAGGWVLNDSDGVLLEVQGPGAALDAFMDELVTHPPPMARILRVLRVPASEPEVHYEGFEIKHSVDLQRTETIVPPDSNVCEDCLREMKNPEDRRHRYPFINCTNCGPRYSIIYDMPYDRPQSTMRAFRMCGPCEREYHDIEDRRYHAQPNACPDCGPRLEARDRDGQRIDTPDVVRFAIARLREGAIFAVKSLGGFHLVVDAANEAAVRELRRRKRRDAKPFAIMVADRESARRVAEVSHYDEQILESPQRPIVLLRKRPGVLSDAIAPRNPNLGIMLPSTPLHYLLLEDPGLQTLVMTSGNMSGHPICYDNESALTQLRGVVDYFVLHDRDIRTRVDDSLVRPTQAEGLGQPMLCFVRRSRGYAPYPIHLPEPVGSIVALGAELKTTVALSKKSEVFVGQHIGDLKNDSTFEAHTDCAKHMQQLLSIRPDVVACDMHPAFRSSRAAVERKELRVVRVQHHHAHMASCMAENGLTGKVIGAIFDGSGYGLDGTIWGGEFLYGDYREFTRVGHLRPLYLLGGDKAVREPIRVAISLLTETFGEEAHRLELPALADLEAFNREVFFKMAAKKINATPTTSMGRLFDGVSSLLRICHQCEYEAQAAIELEALLDRDFQMLPPLAYSLEAQEDRLVVDYRPLIRELVEELRGGATPDVKRLSRRFHSTVVDIIGQMCGRLAERHGTRTVVLSGGVFMNEYVLVNALRRLKELGLEPHCHRQLPTNDGGISLGQIMVAHAQSASAELPSSQETP
- a CDS encoding cyclic peptide export ABC transporter, with protein sequence MKKLLAFISGYSRRSLIQALVAGIVCGACNTSLLALINRTVKEGTGANTLWMYIGVWLLLPLSRFSSEMLLTTLGQGALYELRARLSRKILGAPMRQLEEVGAPRLLTMLTEDLPVITAALLQIPMLCVNGVIVVGGLLYMGWMSPTLFVMVLGLMVLGVLGYQLPVLRAMRHFRKSREASDALMTGFRALTQGTKELKLSRRRREAFFSRSLDASARDYKENHIRAMFVHVGAASWGQAMLFAIIGMVLFLLPRWTAVDAQMHIGYALVLLYLMTPMQMVMNTMPALNRAGVALEKVEAMGVSLAEELPAQGTESPDAIGPGWSQLQLAGVTHVYRREGEDNNFTMGPIDLTLERGQIIFLAGGNGSGKTTLAKLLVGLYAPERGEILIDGKRVLATEREAYRHLFTAIFSDFFLFESLLGLDSPNLDEEARNYLQLLQLQHKVQVANGVLSTTDLSQGQRKRLALLAAYLEDRPIFLFDEWAADQDPVFKDIFYRQLLPELKAKGKMVIVISHDDQYYGIADRIIKLNSGQVAYDRPGAQVSSSLTDVQSSNVG
- the sbnA gene encoding 2,3-diaminopropionate biosynthesis protein SbnA, whose protein sequence is MSGSAPSQLERIRALGASLRPTPMVPLECEGIRLFAKLEFCNHFGSVKDRSAYWILKSAIEAGDIENGSTIIESSSGNFANALACYCRLLDLRFIPVIDPNITRGNESHLREMCQRVEKVEKRDDMGGFLKTRLQRVKELMEQEPGAYWTNQYGNEWAVEAHYRLTGEELCQSFSQLDYIFIGVSTAGTIAGISRRLKERFPSVQVIAVDVEGSVIFGGMPRRRYIPGIGSSISPGLLRQARIDDVVMVSEQETVRGCNELLVRHGVFAGGSSGSAYAAVKAYLPKMHSLSAPPTVAFLCADSGKSYLETVFNPDWCNSRFGM
- the sbnB gene encoding 2,3-diaminopropionate biosynthesis protein SbnB; the encoded protein is MDFTFSVVPGKTIHSLVHANIPECIRQVEAAYLAHDDKQTVNPDSYFLRFPEQPQNRIIALPACLRAGTDVAGIKWIASWPGNIQRGIQRASAVLVLNDLETGYPFACLESSIISAARTAGSAVLAASWLNGRSSRVKSLAIIGNGFIARYIYEFMMELGWEIEELCLHDVAPTESERFSSQVVRKERHSRITVEADLASALRSSELIVLTTVAPKPYINDLALLAHHPIILNISLRDIAPEIILQSHNIVDDVEHVMKADTSPHLAEKLSGGRAFVNGTLAALIRGRCSVDRTRPTIFSPFGLGVLDLALGKWIYDEAVKAGTAIAIQDFFRAER